The Miscanthus floridulus cultivar M001 chromosome 7, ASM1932011v1, whole genome shotgun sequence genome includes a region encoding these proteins:
- the LOC136466589 gene encoding protein TRI1-like, translating to MAAVARVFRGSLFLMSPAAGAAGTAAGAKKAGAAAAAATKKRTKAASTKPRTLTGITKPLPVSEEFRRFAGGAPEVARSEAVKLVWAHIKAHGLQDPAKKSEINCDATLKSLFGGRDRIGMMEISKLLVPHFLKN from the exons ATGGCGGCGGTAGCTAGGGTTTTCCGCGGGTCTCTCTTCCTGATGTCCccagcggcgggcgcggcgggcacGGCGGCGGGGGCCAAGAAGGcaggcgcggcagcggcggcggcgaccaagAAGCGGACCAAGGCGGCGTCCACGAAGCCGAGGACGCTGACCGGGATCACGAAGCCGCTGCCCGTCTCCGAAGAGTTCCGCAGGTTCGCCGGCGGCGCGCCCGAGGTTGCACGCTccgaggccgtcaagctcgtctgGGCCCACATCAAGGCCCACGGCCTCCAG GACCCAGCCAAGAAAAGTGAGATCAACTGTGATGCGACACTCAAAAGCTTGTTTGGTGGGAGGGACAGGATCGGGATGATGGAGATCTCGAAGCTACTGGTCCCTCATTTCCTGAAGAACTAG